AGTGGATAGCAGCCGTGGTAGTAGTGGTGCTGTCCATAGCTCCCATATATGGCGGCAACCCCGGTGGTGGGCTATCGCACTTGGGCGGTGCCTTACTGGGCTTTCTCTTCATTAAACAGCTTGATGCTGGGCGCGACCTAGGGCAGCCTGTAGTCGCAACCGGTGAGTGGCTAGGCCGCCTTTTTCAGCCGCGCCCGGCCATGAAGGTGACACACCGCAGCCCCGTATCGGTAGGGCGCCCGGCCTCGGCGGCTGGTAAAGCGGTCCCCAGCGCCACTCCGCCCGAGGAGGTAGACCTGATTTTGGACAAAATCTCGCGCTCGGGCTACGAAAGCCTGTCGAAAGAAGAAAAGCAGAAGCTCTTCCGGGCTAGCCAGCAGTAAGGTAGCCTGGCCACCAAAGAAAAAGCCCGTCGAACCGACGGGCTTTTTGCTGGGACAAAATGGAATAGTAAGCGGCTTCGCAAAGCCGGTACCAATCGTGCCGCTAGGCAGCGGGCTCGGCCGGAACCTCGGCGGGCCGGCCCCAGGAGCCGGCGCAGCGGCTGCGCATCTGCTGGCGAAATTTCTCGCGCTCGGCCGGCGAAAAGGCCTCCATGCGCTGCACCATCTGCCGCTTCCAGGCGCGGCCCCGCGCCCAGCCGCCCCGGCCGCCGCGCCCAAAGCCACCCGTAAGGATGCGGCTTAGCACCAGCAAGCCCAGCGTCTGCCAGAAATTGAGCAGCGGCAGGTGGAAAAGCATGGGCATGAGCCAGTTCCACAAACCCATGGTGACGAACACGGCGACGGTCACAAACAGCGCCGCAAAAAAGACAAGCTTGACGGCTTTTTTCAGCCAAAAAGAGCGGTTCATATCCAGAATAAAAATTAAGAGCGAAGGGAAAGGCGGCGGGCTAGTCGGTGAATAGCTCGTCGTAGAGTTTCTGCAAGCGCTTGCGCAAGTGCTTCACGGCGTAGTGCTTGCGTGAGATAAGCGTTTTGAGCGGCACGCCGGTTTCGGCCACCATGTCGTTGAACGACTTATCCTCCAACTCGTGCCACACGAACACCTGGCGCTGCTCGGCCGGCAGCTCGGCCAGCGCATCGCTGAGGGCATCCATGATGGTTTCGCGCAGCAGGCGGTTTTCGGGCGAGTCGTCGGGGGCGGGCAGCACGTCTTGCAGCAGGCGGGTGGGCTCGTCGCCGTCGCTAGCCCCGAGCGGCGCGTCGAGCGACACCGTGCGCTGGGCCGGTACGCGCCGGTAGCGGTCAATGATGCGGTTGCGGGCTACCCGAAAGAGCCAGGCGGCTGCCTGCTCCACGGGCTTGAGCAGCCGGTAGCTCTCGACAAGCTCGGCAAAGACATCCTGCAGAATGTCTTCGGCCTCGTCGGGGTCGGGCACGCGCCGCTCAATAAACCGCAGCAGGCGGCCGCGCTGCTCGCGCACCGCGGTTTGAATCTGCTGGTCCTGGCCGGCGGCGGTTGTCATGAGCGCGGAAAGGGGGAGGGCTAGTGCTTCCATCGTGCCTAAGCAGACGCTGAGCCCTGGCTAATATTTTAACCGCAGATTCAAGCGGATTCAACGGCTGCGCCTGCTGCGCGCCGGCAAGTACGGGGGTGCTGCGCAAACCAACCCCGGGGCCACCCGCATTAGCGGGCGTAGCCGTTCAATTCGTTTGAATCTGCGGTGTAACTTTGCCCGCTAGGTTGGCTACAGGCTGACCGTGCTTTCCCGCAGCTTTCTTGCCATGACCAACGCTTCCATTGTTCCCGCCGTCATTCACGAAGTGCCGTTGCAGTACTACGTGTTTTTCG
The genomic region above belongs to Hymenobacter sp. BRD128 and contains:
- a CDS encoding RNA polymerase sigma factor, yielding MTTAAGQDQQIQTAVREQRGRLLRFIERRVPDPDEAEDILQDVFAELVESYRLLKPVEQAAAWLFRVARNRIIDRYRRVPAQRTVSLDAPLGASDGDEPTRLLQDVLPAPDDSPENRLLRETIMDALSDALAELPAEQRQVFVWHELEDKSFNDMVAETGVPLKTLISRKHYAVKHLRKRLQKLYDELFTD